The genomic interval ACAATTCTGTGATGTTTCTTTGCAGGTTATTCAAGCCGATGACCTGTCCTATCCAACTTGGTGCTATTCTTGTGGCACGGCAGCTACCAACGACTTTGGTACCGATTCAAATGGGAACGTTTATATTCAATACAATGGAGGTGACGATGGCAGGTAGACACTCTTATTTTCTGTAGCTTCCTATGGTATGGGCTTCGAGTCTCTAAATGCGTTGTAGAAGCAGTAAAGTCGTTCTGCAATGTTCCCCGAACGATGAAGGCACTCTCAACGCTCTCGGCGAACAAGTGCCCGAAAGCAAAGAATACGTGAGTTTCACAGTACCAAAGCGAGATTACTAGATTGTCTCCATTTTGATTACTTGATTAATATTGACAGGATTTTACGTTTTCGTCAAAGTACGCATGCCCCCTTTCGCCTGGTGCACCGCCTCCCGATAAACCAAACGGCAGCagcagcgtcagcgtcagcgtgaGTCCTGGGACGATAATGTGTATCATGTATGATCATAGCACGTTATCTACTGTCTATTGTAAATCGATCATCTcgaaaataatttttattttttgaatTAGTTTTATTATCGTTCTCACCGTCTACTTTGTTGGTGGCGTCCTTCTTATGAAATTTTACAAAGGAGCCGAAGGACGTGAACTGGTTCCCAATTATCACCTCTGGGCTGCAATTCCTGGCCTAATTAAGGTTACTTGTTATGACATCCTATAGACTGTATAGTTCAGTGTGTTGCGGATATGTTGTAGGACGGTGTCAAGTTTTTCATCGGTTTGTTTCCATGTGGGGGAAACGTGACCGTTTCGTCTGCCGGCAAATACGAAAATTTGTGAATGAACAAGAAGACCTAAAAATAGTTGACATCAGCTAGTCGTACTAGCTAAACGGTTCACGTTTCGAAAAAAGCTATTAGTGTACACGGTCGCCTGAGCATGTTTGTACGCAGTcgctgttttaattaaatacaaaagtTGTAGATGTTTCAGTTTCATGTACGTATAcgtattaactaattaatgcACTACGTTCTGCAAGCATAGTAACGTAAGTAGACTAAATATTTTGAAAGTGCGAGATGCAAAAATAAAATTCTAAATTAGATCTCCGCTTTCGCACGTGAGTCTAGGAATCAAGTCTATATCCACTCTCTTAGACACATCCGGGAACAGCCTGTCTATGGAAGTCGTAAGCCTTCGCCCCATCAGTAGTTGCGCTGGTGCCACTCCAGTGGTTGTATGCGGGGTGGTACGATAGTCGAGTAAAATTTTTGCCAACTCGGTCTGTACAGACCCCGACGATTGCTTCCGCATGCCAGTTTTACTGCCCTCTCTGCAAGGCCATTAGAGGCGGGATGATAGGATGCCGTCCGCATATGCCTAGTACACCGCTGCCCTCCATAAATCCTTCAAACTCATGTGACACAAAACAAGGTCCATTGTCAGACACTAATGCATCCGGCAACCCACGAGTGACGAAAGAGTCACTCGGTTGCTCTATTATGATGGCCGATGTACAAGAATTGCCGGTGTTGTGAATGTCCATCCATTTGGTGCGAGCATCCACAATGACAAAAAGTATGCTCCCATAAACGGCCCTGCATAGTCGACATGCAATCTATTCCATGGCTTTTCTGGCTATTTCCATGCACACAGTGGAGCTAATGTCGGTGCTCTCACTTGCTGCTGACGTGTAAGACACTTCCAAACAGTTCCTCTATTTCAGAGCGAATCAATCCCTGACCGACAAAAATTGGTTCTTGCGATCCTTTTCATTCTTGAACAGCCTGGGTGCTCATTATGCAGTTGTATGAGCACTGCCTGCCTTCCTTTCTCGGGCACTAACACGCGGACACCCCACAGAACACAACCATCTTGCACCAACAATTCATTTGCCTTACATTTGTACGGCTTCATCGCGTCTGCAAATCGCCTAGTAAGTTAGCGGGTCATCCTTGCAGCACGTATTTCAACACTCTCGCTAGTACAGAATCTTCACATGTCCACCGTTTGATTTCGTCTACGGATACAGGACTTTCGAGAACTTCCAACCAATGCAAGAGATTAACAACTTCGGGTGGTAGCGACTCCTCTAAAACGTCTGGCTGTCCTCATAATGGCAATCTGCTCAATCCATCGGCGTTACCATTTATGATTCCTGGTTTATGCCTGAAAGTGTAATGGTAGGCAGATAACTTGATGGCCCATCTTTAAATCCTCCCTGACGCCATTTCGAACACTCCAGTTGTTTCATTAATTAGACAGGGTCAAAAGTGGTCTATGATCTGAGACTAATGTAAAATGTCTTCCATAGATGTATTCATGAAAACGTGTAACTCCAAACACTACAGCTAAACTTTCCCGTTCTATCTGGGCGTATTTTTGTTCTGAAGTCGTCGACGTCCTCCAAGCGAATGCTATGGGACGTTCGCTGCCATCCCCTTCCTGGTAAGACAATACCGCCTCAATACCTACCGTGGACGCATCACAAGCCAGGATCAGAGGCATTCGTGCATCGTCATGAATTAAAAGTTTTTGAGAAGTCAATAATCTTTTAGATTCCTTGAATGCCGTTCCTGTTCTTTTCCCCAGTGCCACTTCACTCCCTTCTCAGTAATTTGTACAGTGGTGCTAATACACTTAAAATATTGTGAAGGAACTTGCTGCAATAGTTTAGTAACTCAAGAAAAGCCTTGAGTTATTTCACAGATGTTGGTGCGGGAGCTTCCTGGATAGCTCTACTTTGTCTTCATTCAGATGAGTGCCTTCTGCATCGATGGAACCATAAACTGGCATTTCGTTCTCTTGAGTCGCAGCCCTGCCGAGGACAACCTCTGGAGGACTTTCTCTAACCGCTGTAAATGCTGATCCTGACACTTCACAGTCACTAGAATATCGTCAAGATATACTCACACCCATATCTTGCAACAAATTCTCCATTGTGCGTTGAAATATGGCGGGAGCCGCAGACACACCAAAAGGTAATCGATTATATTGAAATAACCCCTTGTGGGTGTTCGTAGTGACGAAGGGTTTTGACTGCTCGTCCAGTGCCAGCTGTTGGTACGCTTGTGACATGTCAAGTTTACTAAAAATCTTTGCTCTACCCAATCGTGCAAGAAGGTCGTTTACCCAGGGCAGGGAATAGCTATCAGGTTTGGCTACTTGATTGACTGCTATTTTATAATCTCCGCAAACTCTAATAGAGCCGTCTGCCTTCAGAATTGGGACTATTGGTGCCGCCCATTCAGAGTGTCGTACAGGTTCGACAATTCCAGCGTCAACCAATTTACAAAGAGCTTCTTTCACTTGTTCTCTGATTGCGTGTGGTACGTTTCTTGCACGATTGAAACGGAGAGTTGCATGGGCGTCTACGTGGATCTTGACTTCCATACGCTTAAAGTCCTAATTCATCTCTAAATACCTCCTCATACTGCTCCAGGACTATCCGGCTCCTCTCTATCCAGTCGCAAACTAATGGAATGCCTGCCAGGTCATTTACAGTTCACTCAGCCAGTCACGCTTACACAAACTAAGGCCACTTCCTTTCACGACTTTCTGGCCCGAGGGGTACTTGCCTTGACAATGATCCTTCCCAGCAAAGGAATTCTTTCCCCGTATAGGTCTTCAGGACAATGGCTGTATTACGCAATGCAGGGCGCTGCTTTTTTCACAGCTGCCTATAAGCAGCTTTACTAATCAGTGACACTGATGAACCAGTGTCAATTTCCATGTCAATCTTTTCCCCTTCTATTATCACTGGAGTGAACCAGGGCTTCTGGTTTGACACCTAAGAATTTACTATAGCTCCTCTTTACTCACTCTGTGAGTCATGTAGTGATGATACTGTTGTGATTGTTCATCATCCTCAGGTAATTCCCATTTCTGTTCCACTACAGCTGCTCGCTGTTCTTGCTTGCCACCCTTTACTTTGGCCTTGCATGCTCTAAGTATGTACCCCATCCTTTTGCACCCGTGACTAGTTGCCGACTTAAAACGGCAGCTTGATGGAACATGGCCTTTTAGCATGGAACGTGGCATCGATGACAGCTTGACAGAGTGGGTTTCTGGCTGTTTTTACATTTTGTACGACCACTGGTGGTGTCTTAGGCTTGACATCTACACTTGCGCTAGCACTCAACTGTTCAGCAGTTTTAGCTGCCAACTCCATCGCTTGAGCCACCTCGTACGCTTTCTGGCAGATCTCTTTTTGACAGCAACCGTCTCTGAATCCTCTCATCTTGAACCCCTACGACCAGTCTATCTCGCAGCAAATTACTCAACGAATTCCCAAACTCACAATATTCGGCCAGCCTACGTAATATTCCGCTACGTAATATGCCACTGACTGGCGGCTTCTGCTGTTGAATTTGAAACGTTGCATCGTAGTAGAAGGCTTTGGGTGGAAATGGACCTTCAACGTGGCACAGATGTCTGCAAAAGGCTTTTCTCCTGGCTTGTCTGATGTAACAAGCTTCTCGACAGTGTATACGTACGAGCTCCCACGCTACTCAAAAATGGCGCTCTTTCTGGCGGCATCTTCTATCTCGTTAGCCACAAAGAATTGCTGCATCCGTTCGGCGTACTGCCGCCAGTTGTCTTCGACTTTATCGAATTCTGCCCAGCGCCCAAATGttgccatcctcgtcgccagagTAATGTCTCATGGTTCGCTATTGAAAGATCTACTACCAGGACTAAACCCCGGATGACCAGCACCTGGATACTACAACGACTGTTCTAAAATGTTCTTGAAAGCTCGAGGAAACGGTATCCAAGAGATTCAAAAACTAGTGGTAACATTGGCTTCATGACTGGcatctttttcaaattctgctgcttctgctgctgcaccaGAACGAATCGTTGCTTTCAATATAGAAAGGCTGTAATTACAGAGTTATGGATTGTAACATCGAAATATCCAGGTCGAACATCCATAAAATCTGAATGATATACGTCTCCTGGGCTGCTTGAATAGTAACCTGGACAGTTCTGTTCTTTTTGACTTGCTTGGTTTCAACAAGAAAAGCTTGAAATATTACTTCACAAAGAGTATTGGGACGGTAAACACGTAGCGGACCTCTAGGGCAGCTGATTAGGCGGTCACCAAACGGATCAATTGTAGCGCCACAACAGCATAAAACCAAAATGATTGAAGAAGAAACATCAGAATGCCGAACCATGTCCGAATCGCAATTACGAATAAATGCGGAGGAATGGTGAGGCCTAGATTGGGGCTAGGTAATGTCCATAACCAAGTCCCGCGTGGTTCGACGAAATTGTGTTCAGACGAGCTTTGTCTCTTAAACTCCCATTTTCCATTAAGGAGTTGAAAGCATTGCAATGTATCTGTTTCTGAATATTCTGCTGAGAAGCTGTGTTGAAATCCAAAGTGTGCATTGCAGGCAATTTCTTTCCAAGAATACACTGTACGCTTCATTTTTGCCTTAAACTTGAAAATCATGACAAAATACCTCTTCAGCAGATTCGGTGTTTGAATTGCCTGCGTTTCTTAAGAGACTCTGAATCAACTTTTGGGTGGTATTGCAACATCCTATGAAAGCAGCCGCTGATGAGTTTAGTGCTTCTCTGAGATCAAGACGTTTGTGCGAACTGCTAGTGTCGCCTGGAGCCACGAGGAATCTGGAATAGATGAGCGAGTGATTAGTTCTAGAGATTGTCTCAAACCTCTGTCAAAACAAGAAATTTCACTGTCTGTCACACCAGGTGTTACAGTCCGCAAAAGGTAATTGACCTTACAAACGCTCAAACAATTGCGCAAAAGGTGTAATTCAACATGGGGTCGTCTATGTCGTTGAGGTGTAATTGAATATCAAGGGCTTTGTCTATCCGCTTAGCGACCGCATTTTGAAAGAAAATGTCTGACCCATGGACTTGGGAAGCGAGCAATTTCAATCCGTCAGTAAGCCTATGAATTTCAGTAGGAAATTGAGGGAACGTATTATCCCCTAATGGCTAATAAATCTCGCATTTATCCAGATTGATGTGAAGACCAAATCGAGGATCTTTTGCTAAAAACAATTTTAATAAAGAAGAGATGCAATCTGATCACTAACAAATGTGCCATCATCCGGGTACCACAGTTGCAGATCTATGCCAGGAACATTGCTGATGTCGTCCAGAAACTCTAGTAATACCATGGGAAATAGCATTGGACCTAGTAGGTCTCCTTGTTGAGCGCCAGCAGTTGATAGGATGCGATGTTTGCCGAACCGAAGTTCTCCtaatgaactatagcaccacTGCACCCATGCAAAAACTTCTGGAAATTCTTCACGTAATCAAGAGAGAAATTTTCCACAGTGACATTCGTTGAATGCATTCCGCATATCAACTTTTTAAACAGCATAGATTTTCTCTCGAGCTATTGGTAGTGATGTAAGACTTCAGAGTGTGAATAGCAGCCTCCAATCCACCACTTACACCTGCTCCAACTTGACCATAAGGTAAGAATACTTCTTGTAAACGAGGTTTGGCTGCTGCTGTACAGCAGATCCGACTGACTAAACGTCTAATCACTTCTTCAATTGCAATCGAACGTATGCCTCCAGATTTCTTATTCAAGGCAGTCAATGGTGCACCTGACAACCATGGAGAAATGCTTACATCCACTTTCCCTGATAGTAACAGCGAAATGCAACGTGTGAGATTATCTAAACATGCCTGTGCATCTGGTGTACATGACCCTTTGATGGCATCCAAAGGTGCTGTGCTCGCAACTGAGAAAAGCCTGGGCTGAATTCTGCCGGAAATGCTTCCAATGCAGATAGAACGGCTTGACCATCCACAACGAGTGGGGTGGAATTTCATTAGACCTGTCTAGTAAGGAGTGATGTGGGTGACGATTCTCTATAACTCCGAAAGAGCGATCGGATCATCTCGAGAAGCGCATCCCACGGATCCCAGTGGTGCATGTAGCACAGTTTTTGGAAACGTGGAGATGAACAAATCCCCACAAACCATCCTGACATGCATGCTGTAATTCTTTAGCAAGAACCTGAGCCAACAGAGGTCTTACAGATCTTGGTATATGAAGAACAGTTTGTACAGATCGACAGAGTTGAAATTTCGTTCATAGTAACCTAAGAGCAATGTGGTACATCATCTGTTGGTCTTGAAAGAGAATACGCTGCTGCAATCCCTTCTTGCACTGTGTTTACACCAGATTTTCTCGCACTGTGTTACACCAGAATCTGGTGTAAACACAGTGTGAGAAGAAATTGCAGCTGCGTCTAGCAGATATATCCGAAATATTCCATTTTCCATTAATAATAGGATCATACATTACTTCTTCAACTTCATCAACTTGTTGCATGACTACTGCTAAATTGTTGATTGAAGAGGTGTCTTGGTGTAAACATTCTTTTGATAACCCTTCCTGTAACCATGCATGAAAAGATAAGTGTGGTTCTATCATCTTACCACAACAACGTGAATGACCTGTACCCATAGAACGCCAACACCATTCAAACCGTCTGGAATATGCAAAGCCGCAGTTGCAACACAAACGACGTTCATTTCTAGTAAGGAAATCCATGCACGTCTGGAAAAATCCGGATGGTGATATGACTTGCATTGATGTGCTGCCCCAATGCACCGTTGTTTCTCGACAACAAAGAGAACACGTGGTGCAAGTATCACTTTCTTCACTCATTTATATCTTCTATTGGTAAAGGGCCCAAAGGGCCCCAACGGCCTTGATCAACTGCCGGACACTGGCTTGCTTACTAAGATCAAGAAGATACACTTCTAATTTATCAAACTTCTTCAAAATCAGTTCTAAAGATGAACAGGAAAAAGCGTTCACTTTAGCGTAATATCcgggatatatatatagagagagagagagagagagagagatagagagagagagagagagagagagagagagagagagatatgTATATTTAGATATAGATTCTAGTATACACATATTTCTCCTTCTCTTGAGCTTTTAGACATCCAGACCGTCGCTTGCACTAACAGCTCTAGCAACAGAATGATCGACTCAATCCAGTCTCTAGAAACCAACGTTGACGATTATTCGATTGCTCTCAGTTTAGATGGCAGCCATTCTCGGTGATGAAACGAAACCGCGAGGACAGTggaaatgtgtatgtgtgtgtgtgtgtgtgtgtgtgtgtgtgtgtgtgtgtgtgtgtgtgtgtgtgtgtgtgtgtgtgtgtgtgtgtgtgtgtgccactaCGACATTAGATAACTACAAGATTGATCTAGGGTAATTTTTATTGTCAGTGTGTATACATTTACAATTAACTGTGCATGcgtactgtatatataatgtgttgtgttctgttgtggtgtgctgtgctgtactgtggtgtggtgtgtagCGTTATTTATAGTAGCTATAGAGCTGatacaaacattaattaatcacaggACATCACAGGTTTTACTAATATGTGATGAAAATTCAACTGTTTATTGCTGACGGCGGTTACTTTCAGACTTTAGATTTGTGCGTCAGATATGTGTTGTGCATGGTTTTGCTTACGTCTCTATTTTGAATATTATAACAATTTTCCCTGCTAGCAATTCAATTTGGTATCCAAGTACTGTTGCCTGTCGCTAGCACTTATTCAGAATCTGATCTAAATCTCGGCATTGGAAGCGTTAACTAATTCTTGTCATTCTGTAGGTTGCGACAGTTTGCATTCAATGAAATTCTTGCACTAAACGACTGTCTAGATTTTTGCCTACGTAGTGTAAGGTGCTCTGTTCATGAAGATACGACGAGAGGCTTCAGGAAAAGAGATCATTCCTAGCTGCGAGTTTTGGTTGACATTGCCAGGCCTTGTTCAAGTTTGTTTTCTAGCATAATATTTTGATAATTAAGTTAGCTGAACGCTAGACTGTAATAGatattgttgtatgtaggATGGAGTACCATTGAGCCTTGTAGAAAGTCACGTCAGGCTGGAATACGATTCAATCCAGGTTTTAGCTTTTACGTGTACTAAAACAGCTAATGCATGTGATGCGCGTCGTGCAGAGTTagattgtactgtactgtactggttTGGAAGGCGAACTAACAGATAATACTGAGGTGGGGCCTGCATCTCATTAGTGGATTAACATTTTAAAATAGACAATTGACTAAAGATAATTACAAGAGCCGCTCTTGAATTCaatttactgtacagtatacgatgtcagttatccgaacGCCAGTTATTCGAAAGCGTCAGTTATCCAAAATATTCAGAGATGAACAGGGAGGGTGGGGTCCCGAAGTGTTCAGTTACTGTGACATCGATCCTACTGCAGGTCCTACTTAGGCATGTTTACTATGTTGTTTATCaggttgtttttgttgttctcTTTACCATCATATATAGCAAAGAGATTTCGAAGTCATGGAAAACTTGTATCCTCTCTAGTATCTATGCATGTCATTACATTCATAGTTACTTATTTCAacttaatttttatattatgaTATCTGTTTTAGTCTAGACATAATAAAAACAAGTCACAACTCATAAAAAGCAGAGAGTATTGCAGCATATGCAGTCTGTAGAAATCATTGTTCATTGATCCTGGACTTTACTAAAAGAGTGCAGTACAAGTACTAGTACATATATTGGCATATAGTTAGAACATTTACAACAAAGATTGTTAATCTTGAAGTATGTTTGACAAATTGGGTCGTTGTTAGACAGCATGTAGAGTATACGTTGCGTTGTCATACttgtatttaataataaatttcattaattaagtcagCGTTATCTAGATGCAGAAACCGTTCTTAGTAAACGAGCTGTTAGAATTCTAGCAAAGCCGTGCATGATTTCAAGTGATAGTAAGGTTTGATTGTCCAAGCTTACCTTGTATATTAAAAAGGACCCATTTTAAATGTGTACAGTTGCGGGATGTCTTGT from Corticium candelabrum chromosome 14, ooCorCand1.1, whole genome shotgun sequence carries:
- the LOC134190045 gene encoding uncharacterized protein LOC134190045 — translated: MALASIFIAFLFAALISTGKTQTGSCRKTVDCICTYDDDWRIDLTPIAQSQFGPAPGPTYDYYYSYWPCYDGSVENVACNAAVIQADDLSYPTWCYSCGTAATNDFGTDSNGNVYIQYNGGDDGRSSKVVLQCSPNDEGTLNALGEQVPESKEYDFTFSSKYACPLSPGAPPPDKPNGSSSVSVSVSPGTIMCIIFIIVLTVYFVGGVLLMKFYKGAEGRELVPNYHLWAAIPGLIKDGVKFFIGLFPCGGNVTVSSAGKYENL